In uncultured Desulfovibrio sp., a single window of DNA contains:
- a CDS encoding NAD(P)(+) transhydrogenase (Re/Si-specific) subunit beta, whose product MNALTYNFIAVILVATILFGLRLMNKVPTAVRGNLFCASAMGMAIFITMFKDGSLTSPSLWLAIAAGMALGLTLSNKVKMIQMPQMVAFLHGIGGGAAAIVSFLVLTDTGAPSTFERGSACLALAMGMTTIAGSFVAAGKLHQVLPQKPVILPGHTKIIMGILAGMGFSVFMGTIFPSFLFIFFIFMMFMTGIAFGVCFTIRVGGADMPITISLLNSMGGVCAAIAGFAVNDPLLVAIGGIIGSSGFLLTRIMCRAMNRKLLSILLGESSVVAPAAPAPKAVAAQAPSISSESDVARLVQQAQKVIIVPGYGMALAQAQHHVKSLADALENKGVEVRYGIHPVAGRMPGHMNVLLAEANVDYEHLLEMDTVNPMFAQADLVVIIGANDVVNPAANTAEGTPIYGMPILKVEECRNIIICNYDDKPGYAGVPNPLYGRDGVILMSGDAAKTVNRLVRFAQGESPAEASGTSDKTDSREVEAEKLVQNAKNVVIVPGYGMALAQAQYKVKELADLLESAGAKVSYGIHPVAGRMPGHMNVLLAEANVDYEHLLEMDTVNPMFAESDLVIVVGANDVVNPAANTAEGTPIYGMPILKVEECKNIIICNYDDKPGYAGVPNPLYERAGVILMTGDAAKSMEQLIRFALRESTTACLPASSSTDNREIDATMLVQNAKNVVIVPGYGMALAQAQYKVKELADLLESAGAKVSYGIHPVAGRMPGHMNVLLAEANVDYEHLLEMDTVNPMFAESDLVIVVGANDVVNPAANTAEGTPIYGMPILKVEECKNIIICNYDDKPGYAGVPNPLYERAGVILMTGDASNSFDKLLSYAQEGQTYG is encoded by the coding sequence ATGAATGCACTAACCTACAATTTCATAGCTGTAATTCTTGTGGCAACCATACTATTCGGCCTTCGTCTGATGAATAAGGTTCCCACAGCGGTTCGAGGTAACCTTTTTTGCGCCTCTGCCATGGGAATGGCCATATTCATCACCATGTTCAAGGATGGATCTCTGACTTCGCCTTCACTGTGGCTGGCCATTGCCGCAGGTATGGCTTTGGGTCTTACCTTGTCCAACAAGGTCAAGATGATCCAGATGCCGCAGATGGTAGCCTTTCTGCATGGTATTGGTGGCGGTGCAGCGGCCATTGTGAGTTTTCTTGTGCTCACGGACACAGGCGCACCCTCAACTTTCGAACGCGGCAGTGCATGTTTGGCTCTTGCCATGGGCATGACCACTATTGCTGGTTCCTTTGTGGCGGCAGGCAAACTGCATCAGGTTTTGCCGCAAAAACCTGTTATTCTGCCTGGTCACACTAAAATAATCATGGGAATCCTTGCCGGTATGGGGTTCTCCGTGTTCATGGGCACAATATTCCCGTCTTTTCTGTTCATTTTTTTCATTTTTATGATGTTTATGACTGGGATAGCCTTTGGTGTCTGCTTCACAATCCGTGTGGGCGGAGCCGACATGCCTATCACGATTTCACTATTGAACTCTATGGGCGGCGTGTGCGCTGCCATCGCGGGGTTTGCAGTCAATGATCCTCTGCTTGTGGCCATCGGAGGCATCATTGGTTCATCCGGCTTTCTGCTGACGCGCATCATGTGCCGTGCCATGAACAGAAAATTGCTGTCTATTCTGCTTGGTGAGTCTTCGGTAGTTGCCCCAGCGGCACCTGCCCCGAAAGCGGTTGCGGCGCAAGCACCTTCCATTTCTTCCGAAAGCGACGTGGCCAGACTGGTGCAGCAGGCACAGAAAGTGATCATTGTGCCGGGCTATGGTATGGCTCTGGCGCAGGCTCAGCACCATGTCAAATCGTTAGCTGATGCGCTGGAAAACAAGGGTGTTGAGGTGCGCTACGGCATCCACCCGGTTGCCGGGCGTATGCCGGGCCACATGAACGTGCTGCTTGCCGAAGCCAATGTGGATTACGAGCACCTGCTGGAAATGGACACGGTGAACCCCATGTTTGCACAAGCTGACCTTGTTGTGATCATTGGGGCAAATGATGTTGTAAACCCTGCGGCCAATACCGCAGAAGGCACGCCCATCTATGGCATGCCCATTCTTAAGGTTGAAGAGTGCAGGAACATCATTATCTGCAATTACGACGACAAGCCCGGCTATGCGGGTGTGCCTAATCCCCTGTACGGGCGGGATGGCGTAATCCTTATGTCGGGTGATGCGGCGAAAACTGTAAACCGCTTGGTGCGGTTTGCCCAAGGTGAAAGTCCTGCAGAAGCTTCAGGTACTTCCGATAAGACGGACAGTAGGGAAGTTGAAGCGGAAAAACTTGTGCAGAATGCAAAAAATGTTGTTATCGTGCCTGGTTACGGCATGGCTCTGGCGCAGGCTCAGTACAAAGTGAAAGAGCTTGCTGATCTGTTGGAAAGTGCGGGGGCCAAGGTTAGCTACGGCATCCACCCGGTTGCCGGGCGTATGCCGGGGCACATGAACGTGCTGCTTGCCGAAGCCAATGTGGACTACGAGCACCTGCTCGAGATGGACACGGTGAACCCCATGTTTGCAGAGTCTGATCTCGTAATCGTGGTGGGTGCCAACGATGTTGTAAATCCTGCGGCCAATACCGCCGAAGGCACACCCATCTATGGCATGCCCATTCTTAAGGTCGAAGAGTGCAAGAACATCATTATCTGTAATTACGATGACAAACCCGGCTATGCTGGAGTACCCAATCCCCTCTATGAGCGTGCCGGGGTGATCCTCATGACAGGTGATGCAGCGAAATCCATGGAACAACTGATACGCTTCGCTCTGAGGGAAAGTACGACGGCATGTTTGCCTGCTTCATCCAGTACTGACAACAGGGAAATCGACGCGACAATGCTTGTACAAAATGCAAAAAATGTCGTCATTGTACCTGGTTACGGCATGGCTCTGGCTCAGGCACAGTATAAGGTCAAAGAGCTTGCTGATCTGCTGGAAAGTGCGGGGGCCAAGGTTAGCTACGGTATCCACCCTGTAGCCGGGCGTATGCCGGGGCACATGAACGTGCTGCTTGCCGAAGCCAATGTGGACTACGAGCACCTGCTCGAGATGGACACGGTGAACCCCATGTTTGCAGAGTCTGATCTCGTAATCGTGGTGGGTGCCAACGATGTTGTAAATCCTGCGGCCAATACCGCCGAAGGCACACCCATCTATGGCATGCCCATTCTTAAGGTCGAAGAGTGCAAGAACATCATTATCTGTAATTACGATGACAAACCCGGCTATGCTGGAGTACCCAATCCCCTCTATGAGCGTGCCGGGGTGATCCTCATGACTGGTGATGCATCCAATTCCTTTGACAAACTGCTAAGCTACGCACAAGAAGGGCAGACTTACGGCTAG
- a CDS encoding NAD(P) transhydrogenase subunit alpha, producing the protein MNPFTLLAVFVVATLLGYKIISHVPSLLHTPLMSAMNALSGVIILGAVTATHLAGSAFFTILGAIAVSMAIINVFGGFDITHKMLRMVAGRKR; encoded by the coding sequence ATGAATCCATTTACACTGCTGGCAGTATTTGTAGTGGCAACGCTGCTTGGCTACAAAATTATCAGCCATGTGCCGAGCCTTCTTCATACCCCCCTGATGTCGGCCATGAATGCTCTTTCGGGTGTGATCATTCTTGGCGCGGTAACTGCAACCCATCTTGCAGGTTCGGCGTTTTTTACGATTTTGGGGGCTATCGCTGTGTCTATGGCCATAATCAATGTCTTCGGCGGATTTGACATTACGCACAAAATGCTGCGTATGGTCGCCGGAAGAAAGAGATAG
- a CDS encoding NAD(P) transhydrogenase subunit alpha produces the protein MKFQGMTIGVPKEIMHGERRVSATPDTVKKMVNDGATVLIEKGAGDGAFFADSAYVEAGGKIIESVEELFAKADVILKVKEPLFNDRVNKHEAEMVRDGQYLITFLHPAAPVNHEMIKKLAATGVISITLDGIPRISRAQSMDALTSMSTVAGYKGVLMAVNRIAKFMPMVGTAVGVIKPANVLVIGTGVAGLQAVATAKRLGAVVTAVDIRPDAREQSMSLGAKSFDVGVPADVAIGEGGYAQRLSDEWLSKEREALKPLVKDADIIILSALIPGKLAPILITKEMVASMAPGSSIVDISIDQGGNCELTEAGEVVVKHGVTIDGTKNIPGMMPTSSTWMFANNMYQLLAFLAQDGKIVLDRTDPIIESTLTTIDKQIVHSGAREAIGL, from the coding sequence ATGAAATTTCAGGGAATGACTATCGGGGTGCCGAAGGAGATTATGCATGGCGAACGCCGCGTGTCCGCGACTCCTGACACCGTCAAGAAGATGGTTAACGACGGTGCCACGGTGCTGATTGAAAAAGGAGCGGGCGACGGGGCTTTTTTTGCCGACAGCGCCTATGTTGAAGCCGGGGGCAAGATTATTGAGAGTGTTGAAGAACTCTTTGCCAAAGCCGATGTTATCCTGAAGGTCAAGGAGCCGCTGTTCAATGACAGGGTGAACAAGCATGAGGCAGAAATGGTGCGTGACGGCCAATATCTGATCACATTCCTGCACCCCGCGGCCCCTGTGAATCATGAGATGATTAAAAAACTGGCCGCCACTGGCGTTATCAGCATTACGCTGGACGGTATACCCCGTATTTCACGCGCTCAGAGCATGGACGCCCTGACTTCAATGAGTACTGTTGCCGGGTACAAGGGTGTACTCATGGCAGTCAACCGTATCGCCAAGTTCATGCCCATGGTGGGCACGGCCGTGGGCGTTATCAAGCCTGCCAATGTGCTGGTAATCGGCACAGGGGTAGCAGGACTCCAGGCCGTGGCCACAGCAAAGCGCCTGGGGGCAGTGGTTACTGCAGTGGACATTCGTCCTGATGCTCGTGAGCAATCCATGAGTCTTGGGGCCAAGTCGTTTGACGTGGGAGTGCCCGCCGATGTGGCCATTGGGGAGGGCGGCTACGCTCAACGTCTGAGCGACGAATGGTTGAGCAAAGAACGTGAGGCTCTGAAACCCTTGGTGAAGGATGCGGATATTATCATCCTTTCGGCTTTGATTCCCGGCAAGTTGGCTCCAATCCTGATCACCAAAGAAATGGTAGCCTCTATGGCTCCAGGCTCCAGTATCGTGGACATTTCCATTGATCAGGGAGGCAACTGCGAGCTGACAGAAGCCGGTGAAGTGGTGGTCAAACACGGTGTCACCATAGACGGCACAAAAAATATCCCCGGCATGATGCCCACAAGCTCCACCTGGATGTTCGCGAACAACATGTATCAGTTGCTTGCCTTCCTCGCACAGGACGGCAAGATCGTACTGGACAGGACCGATCCTATTATTGAATCCACGCTGACCACCATTGACAAGCAGATTGTTCATAGCGGAGCGCGTGAAGCCATTGGGCTTTAG